The Thermoanaerobaculia bacterium region GCGACTCGCGGCACGTCCTCTACGAGCAGGACTCCGACGGGGACGAGAACTTCCACGTCTATTCGGCCGAGCTCGACGGCCGGCTCGTCCGGGACCTGACGCCGTTCCAGGGGGCGCGCGCCCAGAATCTGCTGACCAGCGCCCGGCGTCCGGGAGAGATCCTCGTCGGCCTGAACCTCCGCAAGCGCGACCTCTTCGACATGTACCGGATCGAACTGGAGACCGGCGCGGTCCGGCTCGACACCGAGAACCCCGGCGACGTCCTTTCCTGGACGACGGACGCGGACTTCGTGATCCGCGCCGCGACGGCATTCGACCCGAAGACCCTGGAAACGATCGTGCGCGTCCGCGACTCCGCCGCTGCGCCGTGGCGCGACCTCCTCCGGATGCCGTTCGAGGACGCGACGATGTTCGGGCAGTACAACGGCGGGAGCGTCATCTCCGGGTTCGAGCCGGACGGCCGGGCGCTCGACGTCGTCACGGCGCTCCATTCCCCCATGCAGCGCCTCGAGCGGATCGACGCCGCGACCGGAAAGACGCTCGCCGTGCTCGCTGAGGACCCGCGCTCCGACGTCGCCCAGGACCTCTTCGAAGTCGTGCCGCTCGCGATGACTGAGCCGGGGACCGGTCGCCTCCAGGCCGTGGCCGTCGACTACGGGAAGCGGGAGTGGAGATTCCTCGACCCGGCCGTCGCCGCGGACTTCGAGGCCCTCGGCCGGACGCGCCGCGGCTTCCTCGCGGTCGTGAGCCGGGACACGGACGACCGGCGCTGGGTCGTCGTGCAGGTCGTCGACGACGGCCCCCTGACGTTCTTCCAGTGGGACCGCGACGCGAAGAAGGAGACCCCCCTCTTCGAGGATCAGCCGGAGCTCGCGAAATACGCGCTCGCGCCGCAGAAGTTCGTGACGATTCGCGCCCGCGACGGTTTGACGCTCCCGGCGTACCTGACGCTCCCGGTCGGCGTCGCGCCGAAAAACCTTCCGCTCGTCCTCCTCCCGCACGGGGGGCCGTGGGCGCGCGACGAGTGGGGCTTCGACCCCTGGGTGCAGTGGCTCGCCAACCGCGGGTATGCCGTGCTGCAGGTGGAGTTCCGGGGCTCGACGGGCTTCGGAAAGAAGTTCCTGAACCTCGGGAACCACGAGTTCGGCCTGAAGATGGAGGACGACTCGATCGACGGCGCGCGGTGGGCGGTCGCGCAGGGAATCGCCGACCCGAAACGTCTCGCGGTGATGGGCGCCTCCGGCGGCGGCTACGCGACGCTCCGCGCGATCACCGAGCTCCCGGGGATGTTCGCGGCCGCGGTCGACCTCGTCGGCCCGACCGACGTCTCCCTGCTCTTCTCGACGATGCCCGCCGGCTGGGGCGCCGTCAAGAACCGGTGGATCCGGCGGATCGGCGACGTCGAGCACGACGCCGCGCTCAACCGGAAGCTCTCGCCGCTCTACCACGCCGACGCGATCCGCACGCCGCTCCTCATCGGACAGGGCGTCAACGACCCCCGCGTCAACATCGAGAACGCGAACCGCATGGTCGCGGCGCTCCGGAAGAGGAAGATTCCGGTCACGTACGTCGTCTATCCCGACGAGGGACACGGGTTCCAGCGCCCCGAGAACAACCTCGACTTCTTCGGCCGGGCGGAGGAGTTCCTCGCGCGGCACCTGGGCGGGCGCGCCGAGCCCTGGCAGAAGATCCCGGGGTCGACCGCCGAGGTCCGGTGAGGATTCGCGCCGCAGCGTTCGCCGCCGCGCTGGCGGTCCTCCCTCCGGCGCGCGCGGGGGCCGCCGCCCGCGGCCTCGAGCTCTTCACCACGGTTGCCGAGCCGGATCTGATCCCCGAGGGAATCGCGTTCGACCCGGCGACCCGTACCCTCTATCTGGGCAGCATCCGGAAGAGAAAGATCGTCGCGGTCTCCCCGGAGGGGCGAGTGCGCGACTTCGTCCCGCCGGCCCGGGACGGCCTCTGGAGCGTCCTCGGGATGAAGGTCGATCCGGAACGGCGCACGCTGCTCGCCTGCTCCGAGGTGGACGGTCCCGGGATGGAGGGCTTCGTTCCGGCCGACCTCGGCAAGTCCGGCGTTTTCGAGCTCGACCTCGCGACGGGGAAGACCCTGCACGTCTATCGCGCGCCCGCCGGGAGACACCTCTTCAACGACCTCGCCTTCACGCACGGCGCGATCTGGGTGACCGACAGCGAGGAAGGGAGCGTCTGGCGCATCGACCGCCGGTCGGGACGCGTCGAGCGGTACGCGCCGGCGGGGCGCCTCGTCTATCCGAACGGGATCGCGATCGACCCGAAGGAGCGGGCCCTCTTCGTCGCCGACGAGCGAACGATCTACGTCGTGGATCTCGTCGCGAAGAGCCGGCGCGAGCTCGGCCATTCCCCCGGGACGAGGCTCGGCGAGGCGGACGGGCTCTATTTCGACCGCGGCGCGCTGCTGGCGATCCAGAACGGCCACGCGCCGATCCGCGTCGCGCGGTTTTCGCTCTCGTCCGGGCTGGACCGGATCACCGGCGAGATGACGCTCGCCGAGGACGATCCGCGG contains the following coding sequences:
- a CDS encoding SMP-30/gluconolactonase/LRE family protein, translated to MRIRAAAFAAALAVLPPARAGAAARGLELFTTVAEPDLIPEGIAFDPATRTLYLGSIRKRKIVAVSPEGRVRDFVPPARDGLWSVLGMKVDPERRTLLACSEVDGPGMEGFVPADLGKSGVFELDLATGKTLHVYRAPAGRHLFNDLAFTHGAIWVTDSEEGSVWRIDRRSGRVERYAPAGRLVYPNGIAIDPKERALFVADERTIYVVDLVAKSRRELGHSPGTRLGEADGLYFDRGALLAIQNGHAPIRVARFSLSSGLDRITGEMTLAEDDPRLPEPTTGAVAGDVMYLVGDSQLRAIGKDGTLWPREKLAPVRIYEMPLRSAPPQRDRRIR
- a CDS encoding S9 family peptidase, which translates into the protein MTTTMKAGAGTFAAAAALFLAAGAAAELPPLVPRDVLFGNPIREFPQISPDASKLAYLAPDAKGVMQVWVGGENGAGARPVTRDPHRGVVIYRWAGDSRHVLYEQDSDGDENFHVYSAELDGRLVRDLTPFQGARAQNLLTSARRPGEILVGLNLRKRDLFDMYRIELETGAVRLDTENPGDVLSWTTDADFVIRAATAFDPKTLETIVRVRDSAAAPWRDLLRMPFEDATMFGQYNGGSVISGFEPDGRALDVVTALHSPMQRLERIDAATGKTLAVLAEDPRSDVAQDLFEVVPLAMTEPGTGRLQAVAVDYGKREWRFLDPAVAADFEALGRTRRGFLAVVSRDTDDRRWVVVQVVDDGPLTFFQWDRDAKKETPLFEDQPELAKYALAPQKFVTIRARDGLTLPAYLTLPVGVAPKNLPLVLLPHGGPWARDEWGFDPWVQWLANRGYAVLQVEFRGSTGFGKKFLNLGNHEFGLKMEDDSIDGARWAVAQGIADPKRLAVMGASGGGYATLRAITELPGMFAAAVDLVGPTDVSLLFSTMPAGWGAVKNRWIRRIGDVEHDAALNRKLSPLYHADAIRTPLLIGQGVNDPRVNIENANRMVAALRKRKIPVTYVVYPDEGHGFQRPENNLDFFGRAEEFLARHLGGRAEPWQKIPGSTAEVR